The nucleotide window ATCTTAGAAAATTAGACATTTTGTTCACTCCAATTGTTTGACTTTAACATCAAATTTATCGTTCTATTGCATATATCAGTAAAATAGTCGGAGTGGTCTATTATTATGCATATTTTTTCACATAATTCTGTATCTATAAACGATTTAATTAACTCTTTTGTTTCTTTATCTAAATGTGCAGCTGCTTCATCAAAGATAAATAAATCGGAAGAATCTGATTTTATAAGTGCTCGTGCTATTGCTACTTTTTGTATTTCTCCTCCAGAAAGCTTTACCCCATTTTCCCCT belongs to Petrotoga sp. 9PW.55.5.1 and includes:
- a CDS encoding ABC transporter ATP-binding protein, producing the protein LILGLYDNYDGEILINSIDLKKLSKRSLRNRISIVSQKIFLFNDTIENNIKITGDVSEEKYETALKKSGLKQFIDNLPLKDKTLVGENGVKLSGGEIQKVAIARALIKSDSSDLFIFDEAAAHLDKETKELIKSFIDTELCEKICIIIDHSDYFTDICNRTINLMLKSNNWSEQNV